One segment of Paraburkholderia caribensis DNA contains the following:
- a CDS encoding urea amidolyase associated protein UAAP2, with translation MTTSILTTSTLDPADAIFRETLPAGEPWLKELKAGQTLRIRDVEGNQAIDTLFYSLADPRERYDAQRTLRRQQSLYLTTGTVLYSNLGNPMLTIVADTCGRHDTLGGACAQESNTVRYALEKRYMHSCRDNYLRACAHDGRLSKTDIAANINFFMNVPVTSEGGLTFEDGISAPGKYVEVRAEMDVIVLISNCPQLNNPCNAYNPTPAELTIWN, from the coding sequence ATGACGACATCCATCCTCACGACCAGCACGCTCGACCCCGCCGACGCGATCTTTCGCGAGACCTTGCCTGCGGGCGAGCCATGGCTCAAGGAACTGAAAGCCGGCCAGACGCTGCGCATTCGCGACGTAGAAGGCAATCAGGCAATCGACACGCTGTTCTACAGCCTCGCCGATCCGCGCGAGCGCTACGACGCGCAACGCACGCTGCGCCGCCAGCAAAGCCTTTATCTGACCACGGGCACCGTGCTCTATTCGAACCTCGGCAACCCCATGCTGACCATCGTCGCCGACACCTGCGGACGTCACGACACGCTCGGCGGCGCATGCGCGCAGGAAAGCAACACCGTGCGCTACGCGCTCGAAAAGCGCTACATGCACAGCTGCCGCGACAACTACCTGCGCGCCTGCGCGCACGACGGCCGTCTGTCGAAAACCGACATCGCCGCCAACATCAATTTCTTCATGAACGTGCCCGTCACATCCGAGGGCGGCCTCACATTCGAGGACGGCATTTCCGCGCCCGGCAAATACGTCGAAGTCCGCGCGGAAATGGACGTGATCGTGCTGATTTCGAACTGCCCGCAACTGAACAATCCGTGCAACGCATATAACCCCACTCCCGCGGAGCTGACGATATGGAACTGA
- a CDS encoding urea amidolyase associated protein UAAP1, with product MNETLLEETVPGGGHASLIVKRGQLLRITDPRGGANVAMLLFNAAEKSERLNLPDTLKCQHTAKLTKGHCLYSDMGRVLAAIVADTCGWHDSLAGVSNAAEVFEKYGQGRYQELRNAFYRNGTDNLLVELGKWGLGVSDLLMTLNLFTRVDVTDAGALSFVEGNSKTGDYIELYAPMNTLVVLTAIQHPLDPNPEYAPKPVKLTLRAADSQVAEICRTSCDENARGFINTERFFL from the coding sequence ATGAACGAAACATTGCTCGAAGAAACCGTGCCCGGCGGCGGCCATGCATCGCTGATCGTCAAGCGCGGACAGTTGCTGCGCATCACCGATCCGCGCGGCGGCGCGAACGTCGCGATGCTGCTCTTCAATGCCGCCGAAAAAAGCGAGCGCCTGAATCTGCCCGACACGCTCAAGTGCCAGCACACGGCCAAACTGACCAAAGGCCATTGCCTGTATTCCGACATGGGCCGCGTGCTCGCTGCCATCGTCGCGGATACGTGTGGCTGGCACGACAGTCTCGCGGGTGTATCGAACGCGGCGGAAGTGTTCGAGAAGTACGGACAAGGCCGCTATCAGGAACTGCGCAACGCGTTCTATCGCAACGGCACCGACAACCTGCTCGTCGAACTCGGCAAGTGGGGGCTCGGCGTGTCGGATCTGCTGATGACGCTCAATCTCTTCACCCGCGTCGATGTGACGGATGCGGGCGCGCTCAGCTTCGTCGAAGGCAATTCGAAAACGGGCGACTACATCGAACTATATGCGCCGATGAACACGCTCGTCGTGCTGACGGCGATCCAGCATCCGCTCGACCCGAACCCCGAGTACGCACCGAAACCCGTGAAGCTCACGCTGCGCGCCGCCGACAGCCAGGTCGCGGAAATCTGCCGCACGTCGTGCGATGAAAACGCGCGCGGCTTCATCAACACCGAACGATTCTTTCTCTGA
- a CDS encoding ABC transporter ATP-binding protein gives MIEIRNLWKQYDDQVVLERLNLRIAEGEFCSMVGASGCGKSTFLRLLLGQERPTRGAILLDGEPLPPEPDPHRGVVFQRYSVFPHLTVLRNVMLGLELPHAPLTGRLFGARRRLAKDEAVAMLARVGLADSLDKYPHQLSGGMQQRLALAQALVMKPRVLLLDEPFGALDPGIRRDMHELLTGLWREAKLTVFMVTHDLKEGFTLGSRVLVFDKVRIDPQAPQAYGARITYDIPLERNGVREPHAATTIPPLLAVPA, from the coding sequence ATGATCGAGATCCGCAACCTGTGGAAACAATACGACGATCAGGTCGTGCTGGAGCGGCTCAATCTGCGCATCGCGGAGGGCGAATTCTGCTCGATGGTCGGCGCGTCGGGCTGCGGCAAGTCGACCTTCCTGCGCCTGCTGCTCGGCCAGGAACGTCCGACGCGCGGCGCCATCCTGCTCGATGGCGAACCGTTGCCGCCGGAGCCGGACCCGCATCGCGGCGTCGTGTTCCAGCGCTATTCGGTGTTTCCGCACCTCACCGTGCTGCGCAACGTGATGCTCGGCCTCGAACTGCCGCATGCGCCGCTCACGGGGCGCCTGTTCGGCGCGCGCCGCCGCCTTGCAAAAGATGAAGCCGTGGCGATGCTCGCGCGCGTCGGTCTCGCCGATTCGCTCGACAAGTATCCGCATCAACTGTCGGGCGGCATGCAGCAACGTCTCGCGCTCGCTCAGGCGCTGGTGATGAAGCCGCGCGTGCTGTTGCTCGACGAGCCGTTCGGCGCGCTCGACCCCGGCATCCGCCGCGACATGCACGAACTGCTGACGGGCCTGTGGCGCGAGGCGAAGCTGACCGTTTTCATGGTCACGCACGATCTGAAGGAAGGCTTCACGCTCGGCAGCCGCGTGCTGGTGTTCGACAAGGTGCGCATCGATCCGCAAGCGCCGCAGGCGTACGGCGCGCGCATCACCTACGACATTCCCCTCGAACGCAACGGCGTGCGCGAACCGCACGCGGCGACGACGATTCCGCCGCTGCTCGCCGTGCCTGCATGA
- a CDS encoding ABC transporter permease — MRLINRHPGRTGSLMLLLLPFIVLIAVYFTGSSLRLQANPDDKLLPSATQMKDALHEYAFSEDKRTGEYMMWDDTVSSMKRLGIGLAASAAIALVFGIVTGSIPLAGTTLSPFITVISMIPPLAVLPILFIVFGLDELSKVVLIVIGITPMMIRDLQQRTREIPEELWIKAQTLGASSWTLILRVIVPQLLPRLLIALRLALTSAWLFLIAAEAIASTDGLGYRIFLVRRYLAMDVILPYVAWITLLAWLIDEALRRLTQWAFPWYNGGRA, encoded by the coding sequence ATGCGGCTCATCAACCGACATCCCGGCCGCACCGGCAGTCTCATGCTGTTGCTGCTACCCTTCATCGTGCTGATCGCGGTGTACTTCACCGGCTCGTCGCTGCGGCTGCAGGCCAATCCCGACGACAAGCTGCTGCCGAGCGCCACGCAGATGAAGGACGCACTGCACGAGTACGCGTTCTCCGAAGACAAGCGCACGGGCGAATACATGATGTGGGACGACACGGTGTCGAGCATGAAGCGGCTCGGCATCGGGCTGGCCGCGAGCGCGGCGATCGCGCTGGTGTTCGGCATCGTGACGGGCAGCATTCCGCTCGCGGGCACCACCCTGTCGCCGTTCATCACGGTGATATCGATGATCCCGCCGCTTGCGGTGCTGCCGATTCTCTTCATCGTGTTCGGCCTCGACGAGCTGTCGAAAGTCGTGCTGATCGTGATCGGCATCACGCCGATGATGATCCGCGATCTGCAACAGCGCACGCGCGAAATTCCCGAAGAGCTATGGATCAAGGCACAAACGCTCGGCGCATCGAGCTGGACGCTGATTCTGCGCGTGATCGTGCCGCAACTGTTGCCGCGTCTGTTGATCGCATTGCGTCTGGCGCTGACGTCGGCGTGGCTGTTTCTGATCGCGGCGGAAGCGATCGCCTCGACGGATGGCCTCGGCTATCGCATCTTTCTCGTGCGCCGCTATCTCGCGATGGATGTGATCCTGCCGTACGTCGCGTGGATCACGCTGCTCGCGTGGTTGATCGACGAAGCGCTGCGCCGTCTCACGCAGTGGGCGTTCCCCTGGTACAACGGAGGCCGCGCATGA
- a CDS encoding putative urea ABC transporter substrate-binding protein: MRKLRFAAAAAVALSLCFSTPSFAQARKDFKVCWTIYAGWMPWGYAKTQGIMSKWAKKYGINVDVVQLNDYIESINQYTAGKFDGCAMTNMDALTIPATGGVDSTALIVSDYSNGNDGVLIKGVGKKVADLKGQPVNLVELSVSHYLLARALESAGMSERDIKTVNTSDADISGAFATPAVHNAVTWNPMLADLKAKPNVTEVFDSSRIPGEIMDMMVVNTKTLHDNPALGKALTGAWFEIMQTMHGTSPDSQAALTEMAKASGTDLAGYKAQLSTTALFYTPQQALDFATSPNMPKIMTRVAQFSFDHGLLGKGAPNAGAVGMAFDNNVVVGSKSNLKLRFDPTYVRLAAQGKL; encoded by the coding sequence ATGCGCAAGCTTCGTTTTGCAGCCGCTGCCGCCGTCGCTCTCTCCCTGTGTTTTTCCACGCCTTCATTCGCTCAAGCCCGTAAGGACTTCAAGGTCTGCTGGACCATCTACGCCGGCTGGATGCCGTGGGGCTATGCGAAAACGCAAGGCATCATGTCCAAATGGGCGAAGAAGTACGGCATCAACGTCGATGTCGTGCAGTTGAACGACTACATCGAATCGATCAACCAGTACACGGCCGGCAAGTTCGACGGCTGCGCGATGACCAACATGGACGCGCTGACCATTCCCGCCACGGGCGGCGTGGACAGCACGGCGTTGATCGTCAGCGACTACTCGAACGGCAACGACGGCGTGCTCATCAAGGGCGTGGGCAAGAAAGTCGCCGACCTCAAGGGTCAGCCCGTCAATCTCGTCGAACTCTCCGTCTCGCACTATCTGCTGGCGCGCGCGCTCGAATCGGCAGGCATGAGCGAGCGCGACATCAAGACCGTCAACACGTCGGATGCCGACATCTCCGGCGCGTTCGCGACGCCCGCCGTGCACAACGCCGTCACGTGGAACCCGATGCTCGCCGATCTGAAGGCGAAACCGAACGTCACCGAAGTGTTCGATTCGAGCCGCATTCCGGGCGAGATCATGGACATGATGGTCGTCAACACGAAGACGCTGCATGACAACCCCGCGCTCGGCAAAGCGCTGACGGGCGCATGGTTCGAAATCATGCAGACGATGCACGGCACGTCGCCCGACAGCCAGGCCGCGCTCACGGAGATGGCGAAAGCATCGGGCACCGACCTCGCCGGCTACAAGGCGCAACTCTCGACCACGGCGCTCTTCTACACGCCGCAACAGGCGCTCGATTTCGCCACCAGCCCGAACATGCCGAAGATCATGACGCGCGTCGCGCAGTTCTCGTTCGATCACGGGCTGCTCGGCAAGGGCGCACCGAACGCGGGCGCAGTGGGCATGGCGTTCGACAACAACGTGGTGGTCGGCAGCAAGAGCAACCTGAAGCTGCGTTTCGATCCGACGTACGTGCGCCTCGCCGCGCAAGGCAAGCTGTGA
- a CDS encoding LysR family transcriptional regulator, translating into MRTDIARFLNDRLDWNLLRTYLVIMQERSLSRAAARLHVTQPAVSQALRRLEETLERKLIDRRGPYFAPTQAGEEVYRIASDIYGNISRLETEIDDRTEDISGSIRLLTISRIESPVYDEFLADFHRAYPRIDLQIEVMRSSDIISSLLQKTATAGLGLCRSPHDKLEMRCFLRQRYAIFCGRHHRLYGKSPLTMEDLLAENFVSFTSDQIGDSLSPLTVFRDQKGFTGRIVASSPSLDEVRRLIFAGFGIGCLPEHIVRDDIAQQRLWRLPPEEGLVDVDVHLLWHRERKMNAADHAFLDSMERCMRRYALAERLGK; encoded by the coding sequence ATGCGTACCGACATCGCCCGCTTTCTGAACGACCGGCTCGATTGGAATCTGCTGCGCACCTATCTCGTCATCATGCAGGAGCGCAGCCTGAGCCGTGCCGCGGCACGCCTGCACGTCACGCAGCCGGCCGTGAGCCAGGCGTTGCGGCGGCTGGAGGAAACGCTGGAGCGCAAGCTGATCGACCGGCGCGGCCCGTACTTCGCGCCGACCCAGGCGGGCGAAGAGGTCTATCGCATTGCGAGCGATATCTACGGCAACATCTCGCGGCTCGAAACCGAGATCGACGACCGCACCGAGGACATCAGCGGGTCGATTCGCCTGTTGACCATCAGCCGCATCGAGTCGCCCGTGTACGACGAGTTTCTGGCGGACTTTCATCGCGCGTATCCGCGTATCGACTTGCAGATCGAAGTGATGCGCTCGTCCGACATCATCTCGTCCCTGCTGCAGAAAACGGCGACGGCGGGCCTCGGCCTGTGCCGCTCGCCGCACGACAAACTGGAAATGCGCTGCTTCCTGCGCCAACGCTATGCGATTTTCTGCGGCCGTCATCACCGGCTGTACGGCAAGTCGCCATTGACAATGGAAGACCTGCTCGCCGAAAACTTCGTGTCGTTCACGAGCGACCAGATCGGCGACAGCCTGTCGCCGCTGACCGTGTTTCGCGACCAGAAGGGCTTCACGGGGCGCATCGTCGCGTCGTCGCCGAGTCTCGATGAAGTGCGGCGGCTGATCTTCGCGGGCTTCGGCATCGGCTGCCTGCCCGAGCACATCGTGCGCGACGACATCGCGCAGCAGCGCCTGTGGCGTCTGCCGCCCGAAGAAGGACTCGTCGATGTCGACGTGCATCTGCTGTGGCATCGCGAGCGCAAGATGAATGCGGCGGATCACGCGTTTCTCGACAGCATGGAGCGCTGCATGCGCCGCTATGCGCTGGCGGAACGACTGGGCAAATGA
- a CDS encoding MFS transporter, with translation MTQAISTARQPGRAATAAFIGTMIEWYDFYIYATAAALVFGELYFPSGDRFVSTMASFATFAVGFFARPLGGIVFGHLGDRIGRKKALMTTLMMMGIATVCVGLLPDYSKVGMLAPVLLVLLRVVQGIAVGGEWGGAVLMAGEHAPQGRRTFFASFAQLGSPAGLILSLIAFRAVTSMDKADFMSWGWRLPFLASSVLLIVGIVIRLGVNESPEFQRVKESNRTAKLPIAEVFSSAWGLVLLCIGTNTIGIAGVYFTNTFMIAYTTQYVGVTRSLILDCLFAVAIIQFVSQPLAAWLAERIGGARFLKIAALLAMISPYPMFMLVQSGSAVPMVIGIAIAVVCMASFYSVIAGFVSGIFPTRVRYSGISLAYQVCGAVAGGLTPLVGTWLAHRYTGQWWPLAVFYTCLAGISLVCIVALDARRAAHAEQAEAVGAH, from the coding sequence ATGACCCAAGCCATCAGTACCGCCCGTCAGCCGGGTCGCGCCGCAACGGCCGCGTTCATCGGCACGATGATCGAGTGGTACGACTTCTATATCTACGCGACGGCCGCCGCGCTCGTATTCGGCGAGCTGTACTTTCCGTCGGGCGACCGCTTCGTCAGCACGATGGCGTCGTTCGCGACCTTTGCCGTGGGCTTTTTCGCGCGGCCGCTGGGCGGCATCGTGTTCGGCCATCTTGGCGACCGCATCGGCCGCAAGAAAGCGCTGATGACCACGCTGATGATGATGGGCATTGCGACCGTGTGCGTCGGCCTGCTGCCCGACTATTCAAAAGTCGGCATGCTCGCGCCGGTGTTGCTCGTGCTGCTGCGCGTGGTGCAGGGGATTGCGGTTGGCGGCGAGTGGGGCGGCGCGGTGCTGATGGCGGGCGAACATGCGCCGCAAGGGCGCCGAACGTTCTTCGCGTCGTTTGCGCAGCTAGGCAGCCCGGCGGGACTGATTCTGTCGCTGATCGCGTTTCGCGCGGTGACCTCGATGGACAAGGCGGACTTCATGTCCTGGGGCTGGCGTCTGCCGTTCCTCGCCAGCTCCGTGTTGTTGATCGTCGGTATCGTGATCCGTCTCGGCGTGAACGAATCGCCGGAATTCCAGCGTGTGAAGGAATCGAACCGCACGGCGAAGCTGCCCATCGCCGAAGTGTTCAGCTCGGCATGGGGCCTCGTGCTGCTGTGCATCGGCACGAATACGATCGGTATTGCGGGCGTGTACTTCACCAACACGTTCATGATCGCGTACACGACGCAATACGTCGGCGTGACGCGCTCGCTGATTCTCGATTGCCTGTTCGCCGTCGCGATCATCCAGTTCGTGTCGCAGCCGCTCGCCGCGTGGCTGGCAGAGCGCATCGGCGGCGCGCGCTTCCTGAAGATCGCCGCCTTGCTCGCGATGATCTCGCCGTATCCGATGTTCATGCTCGTGCAAAGCGGCTCGGCCGTGCCGATGGTGATCGGCATCGCGATTGCCGTGGTCTGCATGGCGAGCTTCTACTCGGTGATCGCAGGCTTCGTCAGCGGCATCTTCCCGACGCGCGTGCGCTACTCGGGCATCTCGCTCGCGTACCAGGTGTGCGGCGCGGTGGCAGGCGGTCTCACGCCGCTGGTCGGCACGTGGCTCGCGCATCGCTATACGGGCCAATGGTGGCCGCTCGCGGTGTTCTATACCTGCCTCGCAGGGATTTCGCTGGTGTGCATCGTCGCGCTCGACGCACGGCGCGCGGCGCACGCGGAACAGGCTGAAGCCGTCGGCGCGCATTGA
- a CDS encoding Zn-dependent hydrolase gives MKDLLQIDGARLWRSLMDMAQIGATPKGGVRRLALTDEDVRGRDLFATWCRDAGMTVSVDEIGNLFARREGAQQDAAPVLIGSHLDTQPEGGRFDGVYGVLAALELVRALNDANIVTEKPIEIVSWTNEEGARFTPAMLGSAVFTGITSLDDALAKEDADHITLADALTKSGYRGARAVKGQAVDAYFEAHIEQGPVLEANGTTIGVVTGGQAIRWLDVTVTGMAAHAGTTPMPYRKDAYFASAQMATELERIVERYAPRGLVTIGQVGIRNASRNTIAGEVSFTVDLRHHEDSEVDAMERDLRAAFERVAQARGVQLRVETYWRSPATPFDSACVDLVAQAVEALGYSNERIVSGAGHDAIHLARYCPTAMVFIPCVDGLSHNEAEDALPEDVTRGANVLLNAVLARAGAMATADAQ, from the coding sequence ATGAAAGATCTGTTGCAAATCGACGGCGCGCGCCTTTGGCGAAGCCTGATGGACATGGCGCAAATCGGCGCGACGCCGAAGGGCGGCGTGCGGCGTCTTGCGCTCACCGATGAAGACGTGCGCGGCCGCGATCTGTTCGCCACGTGGTGCCGCGACGCGGGCATGACGGTGAGCGTCGATGAAATCGGCAATCTGTTCGCGCGGCGTGAAGGTGCGCAGCAGGATGCAGCGCCCGTGCTGATCGGCAGCCATCTCGACACGCAGCCGGAAGGCGGCCGCTTCGACGGCGTCTACGGCGTGCTCGCCGCGCTCGAACTCGTGCGCGCGCTGAACGACGCCAACATCGTGACGGAGAAGCCAATCGAAATCGTCTCGTGGACCAACGAGGAAGGCGCGCGCTTCACGCCTGCGATGCTCGGTTCTGCGGTGTTCACGGGTATCACGTCGCTCGACGACGCGCTGGCGAAGGAAGACGCCGATCACATCACGCTCGCCGATGCGCTGACAAAGAGCGGCTATCGCGGCGCACGCGCGGTTAAAGGCCAGGCCGTCGATGCGTATTTCGAAGCGCATATCGAACAGGGCCCTGTGCTCGAAGCGAACGGCACGACCATCGGCGTCGTGACGGGCGGCCAGGCGATCCGCTGGCTCGACGTCACGGTGACGGGCATGGCCGCGCATGCGGGCACGACGCCGATGCCGTATCGCAAGGATGCTTACTTTGCGAGCGCGCAGATGGCGACGGAGCTGGAGCGCATCGTCGAACGCTACGCGCCGCGCGGCCTCGTGACGATCGGGCAGGTTGGCATCAGGAATGCGTCGCGCAACACGATTGCAGGCGAAGTGTCGTTCACCGTCGATCTGCGTCATCACGAAGACAGCGAAGTCGATGCGATGGAGCGTGATCTGCGCGCGGCCTTCGAGCGCGTGGCGCAAGCGCGCGGCGTGCAGCTTCGCGTCGAAACGTACTGGCGCAGCCCCGCGACGCCGTTCGATAGCGCATGCGTCGATCTGGTGGCGCAAGCGGTCGAAGCGCTCGGCTATTCGAACGAACGCATCGTCAGCGGCGCAGGTCACGATGCGATTCATCTCGCGCGTTATTGCCCGACGGCGATGGTGTTCATTCCGTGCGTCGACGGACTGTCGCACAACGAGGCCGAAGACGCGCTGCCTGAAGACGTCACGCGCGGCGCGAACGTGCTGCTCAATGCGGTGCTGGCGCGCGCGGGCGCGATGGCGACGGCGGATGCGCAATAA
- a CDS encoding histone deacetylase family protein: protein MKTFFHPEQLLHHPRSYLSRGQMREPQEVPERAARLVAAAKSLDFDVVEPADHGTAAIAAVHDMNYLRFLEEAHRDWKKMPDDWGDEVMSNIYVRDPNPLRGVLAKAARYLADGSCPVGANTWRAAYWSAQSALAAASAVNEGARETYALCRPPGHHARADAAGGFCYLNNAAIAGQSLRSRFRRVAILDTDMHHGQGVQEIFYGRDDVLYISIHGDPTNFYPVVAGYEEERGAGSGDGFNVNLPMPHGSSEAVFFDRLDEALRVLTRFEPDALVLALGFDIYKDDPQSQVAVTTEGFGRLGEAIGALRLPSVIVQEGGYHLESLEANARAFFGGFMERRGG, encoded by the coding sequence ATGAAGACTTTTTTTCACCCCGAACAACTGCTGCATCATCCGCGCTCTTATCTGTCGCGTGGCCAGATGCGTGAGCCGCAGGAAGTGCCCGAACGCGCGGCGCGGCTGGTGGCCGCGGCGAAGTCCCTGGACTTCGATGTCGTCGAACCGGCCGATCATGGCACGGCCGCCATTGCCGCTGTGCACGACATGAACTATCTGCGCTTTCTGGAAGAAGCGCACCGCGACTGGAAGAAGATGCCCGACGACTGGGGCGACGAAGTAATGTCGAACATCTACGTGCGCGATCCGAATCCGTTGCGCGGCGTGCTCGCGAAGGCGGCGCGGTATCTCGCCGACGGCAGTTGCCCCGTGGGCGCGAATACGTGGCGTGCCGCGTACTGGTCGGCGCAGAGCGCGTTGGCGGCGGCGTCGGCCGTCAACGAAGGCGCGCGCGAAACCTATGCGCTGTGCCGGCCGCCGGGCCATCACGCACGCGCCGATGCGGCGGGCGGCTTCTGCTATCTGAACAACGCGGCCATTGCGGGGCAGTCGTTGCGCAGCCGCTTCAGGCGCGTCGCGATTCTCGACACCGACATGCATCACGGCCAGGGCGTGCAGGAGATTTTCTACGGACGCGACGACGTGCTGTACATCTCCATTCACGGCGATCCGACCAACTTTTATCCCGTGGTAGCGGGCTATGAGGAAGAGCGCGGCGCGGGTTCGGGCGATGGCTTCAACGTCAATCTGCCGATGCCGCATGGTTCGTCGGAAGCGGTGTTCTTCGACAGGCTCGACGAAGCGCTGCGCGTGTTGACGCGCTTCGAGCCCGACGCGCTGGTGCTCGCGCTGGGCTTCGATATCTACAAGGACGATCCGCAATCGCAGGTGGCCGTCACGACGGAAGGTTTCGGGCGGCTCGGTGAAGCGATCGGCGCGTTGCGCTTGCCTTCCGTGATCGTGCAGGAAGGCGGCTATCACCTGGAAAGTCTCGAAGCGAACGCGCGCGCGTTCTTCGGCGGATTTATGGAGAGGCGCGGCGGTTAA
- a CDS encoding complex I subunit 4 family protein — MHLPSVLDLLIWVPIVAGIVVLLGGSDSAQSRTRWLALIGAAVSILPVIPLVAGFDSSLSTMQFEQQSAWLPEFGISYHLGVDGISLWFTVLTAVTTLIIVIASWESITTRVAQYYGAFLLLSGCMQGVFTSLDGMLFFVFFEASLIPLYLLIGTWGEKRRVYAAVRFFFFSLVGSLAMLAALIYLWAHSHTFDIATWRTLKLDFMPQIMVFIGFVAAFSVKVPMWPVHTWLPDVHSDGPTGAAVLLGMLKMGGYGLLRFALPIVPDACHFFAPAMIALSLVAVIYGSLLALAQTDMRKLLAYSAVAHMGLVTLGLFTFDRMGTEGAVVQMLSYGIVSGAMLLCTGMLFDRTKNGSIDAYGGVANSMPKLATFAMLFSMANVGLPGTSGFVGEFLVLMGAIRFNFWVGATAALTLILSAAYTLWMYKRVMFGAVKNTRVSSLRDLGRREFVLLGAMAVLVLAIGVRPKTFTDAIGPATENLVAQAQGSALPTDTGVASNNRAPAAAPRMPG, encoded by the coding sequence ATGCACCTCCCATCAGTCCTCGACCTCCTGATCTGGGTCCCCATCGTCGCCGGTATCGTCGTGCTGCTCGGCGGCTCTGACAGCGCGCAAAGCCGCACGCGCTGGCTTGCGCTAATCGGCGCGGCCGTCAGCATCCTGCCCGTCATTCCGCTGGTAGCGGGTTTCGATTCGTCGCTGTCGACGATGCAGTTCGAGCAGCAGTCCGCGTGGCTGCCCGAGTTCGGCATCTCGTATCACCTCGGGGTCGACGGCATTTCGCTGTGGTTCACCGTGCTGACGGCCGTGACGACGCTGATCATCGTGATCGCGTCGTGGGAATCGATCACCACGCGCGTCGCGCAGTACTACGGCGCGTTCCTGCTGCTGTCCGGCTGCATGCAAGGCGTGTTCACGTCGCTCGACGGCATGCTGTTCTTCGTGTTCTTCGAAGCGTCGCTGATTCCGCTGTATCTGCTGATCGGCACGTGGGGCGAAAAGCGCCGCGTCTACGCAGCCGTGCGTTTCTTCTTCTTTTCGCTGGTCGGCTCGCTCGCGATGCTCGCCGCGCTGATCTACCTCTGGGCGCACTCGCACACGTTCGACATCGCCACGTGGCGCACGCTGAAGCTCGACTTCATGCCGCAGATCATGGTGTTCATCGGCTTCGTCGCGGCCTTCTCGGTGAAGGTGCCGATGTGGCCCGTGCACACGTGGCTACCCGACGTCCACTCGGATGGCCCGACGGGCGCCGCCGTGCTGCTCGGCATGCTGAAGATGGGCGGCTACGGCCTGCTGCGCTTCGCGCTGCCTATCGTGCCGGACGCCTGCCATTTCTTCGCACCGGCGATGATCGCGCTGTCGCTGGTCGCGGTGATCTACGGCAGCCTGCTGGCGCTCGCGCAGACCGACATGCGCAAGCTGCTCGCCTACTCCGCCGTCGCGCACATGGGCCTCGTCACGCTCGGCCTGTTCACGTTCGACCGCATGGGCACGGAAGGTGCCGTGGTGCAGATGCTGTCGTACGGCATCGTGTCGGGCGCGATGCTGCTGTGCACGGGCATGCTGTTCGACCGCACGAAGAACGGCTCGATCGATGCCTACGGCGGCGTGGCCAACTCGATGCCCAAGCTCGCCACGTTTGCGATGCTGTTCTCGATGGCGAACGTCGGCTTGCCGGGCACGTCGGGTTTCGTCGGCGAGTTTCTGGTGCTGATGGGCGCGATCCGCTTCAACTTCTGGGTTGGCGCGACGGCTGCGCTGACGCTGATCCTGAGCGCCGCGTACACGCTGTGGATGTACAAGCGCGTGATGTTCGGCGCGGTCAAGAACACGCGCGTGTCGAGCCTGCGCGATCTGGGCCGCCGCGAATTCGTGCTGCTCGGCGCGATGGCCGTGCTGGTGCTGGCCATCGGCGTGCGTCCGAAGACCTTCACGGACGCGATCGGCCCGGCCACGGAAAACCTCGTTGCGCAAGCACAGGGCTCCGCGCTGCCGACGGATACGGGTGTCGCTTCGAACAACCGTGCGCCGGCTGCTGCGCCTCGTATGCCGGGCTGA
- the cyoD gene encoding cytochrome o ubiquinol oxidase subunit IV, with translation MSSHSHSSHSAHGDESHGSFGSYMIGFVLSVILTAAAFGVVLAGWATGTQALYAIAGLGLVQIIVHLVYFLHMNTSSGQRWNVTAFAFTVLTAVIVIGGTLWVMHNVSMNMMSR, from the coding sequence ATGAGCAGCCATTCTCACTCATCACATTCGGCGCACGGGGACGAAAGCCACGGCAGTTTCGGCAGCTACATGATCGGGTTCGTGCTGTCCGTCATTCTGACGGCAGCCGCATTCGGCGTGGTGCTGGCGGGCTGGGCGACGGGCACGCAGGCGCTCTACGCGATCGCCGGTCTCGGCCTCGTGCAGATCATCGTGCACCTGGTGTACTTCCTGCACATGAACACGTCGTCGGGTCAGCGCTGGAACGTGACCGCGTTTGCGTTCACCGTGCTGACGGCTGTTATCGTGATCGGCGGTACGCTGTGGGTCATGCATAACGTCAGCATGAACATGATGTCGCGCTAA